A window of the Trichoderma asperellum chromosome 4, complete sequence genome harbors these coding sequences:
- a CDS encoding uncharacterized protein (EggNog:ENOG41), whose product MSITHLILVAFKPDADAEAVKKVCSGVLALKDNCLTADTKTPYIKSITGGINSSPEGFTNGYTYGFVVEFNSAEDRDYYVKQDAAHRSLVDGALPYIQQLCIVDYTPGVF is encoded by the exons ATGAGTATCACTCACCTTATTCTCGTCGCTTTCAAGCCCGATGCCGACGCCGAGGCCGTCAAAAAG GTCTGCTCAGGCGTGCTGGCTCTCAAGGACAACTGCCTCACCGCAGACACCAAAACTCCCTACATCAAGTCTATAACTGGTGGAATCAACAGCTCTCCCGAAGGATTCACT AATGGCTATACTTACGGCTTTGTTGTCGAGTTCAACTCTGCCGAGGATAGAGACTACTACGTTAAGCAGGACGCTGCTCACCGAAGCTTGGTAGACGGCGCGCTTCCCTATATCCAGCAACTTTGCATTGTGGATTACACGCCCGGcgtattctag
- the HEM2 gene encoding Aminolevulinate dehydratase (BUSCO:EOG092D2RFR): MSFSSLVQELSLRDPNAARRPGPPPSVSTFDDRASHVSRTMSGYASTAATSVSISGDIGSQLHGGYFHPLARSWQAERQLTKSMLIYPIFVTDGEDDMIHVPSLPGQYQVSIDRLTAFLEPLVHKGLRSVMLFGVPQKPGTKDILGSAADDPEGPVIKAIQLILRRFPQIFICADVCLCEYTSHGHCGILRDDSSLNNQMSVDRISDVALAYAKAGAHCVAPSDMNDGRIRAIKLKLIEEGIAHKTLLMSYSAKFSGCLYGPFRDAAGSAPSFGDRRCYQLPPGGRGLARRAIIRDMNEGADIIMVKPAGQYLDVISDAKELGKDLPIAAYQVSGEYSMIHAAAKAGVFDLKTMAFESTESILRAGATIVISYFTPNFLDWLDN; the protein is encoded by the exons ATGtccttctccagcctcgTGCAAGAACTCAGCCTTCGGGACCCCAACGCCGCCCGCCGTCCGGGCCCTCCTCCCTCAGTCTCGACCTTCGACGACCGCGCATCACATGTCTCTCGCACCATGTCTGGATACGCCAGCACGGCGGCCACCAGCGTGAGCATTTCTGGCGACATTGGCAGCCAGCTGCACGGAGGATATTTCCACCCTCTGGCTCGGTCCTGGCAGGCCGAACGCCAGCTGACAAAG TCCATGCTCATTTACCCCATCTTCGTCACCGATGGCGAGGACGACATGATCCATGTGCCCTCTCTTCCTGGCCAGTACCAGGTCAGCATCGACAGGCTGACGGCTTTCCTCGAGCCTCTTGTCCACAAGGGACTGCGATCTGTCATGCTGTTTGGTGTTCCCCAGAAGCCTGGCACCAAGGACATTCTGGGCAGCGCAGCTGATGATCCCGAGGGCCCTGTTATCAAGGCCATTCAACTCATCCTCCGTCGTTTCCCTCAAATCTTCATCTGCGCCGATGTCTGCCTCTGCGAGTATACCTCGCACGGCCACTGCGGTATCCTGCGGGACGACAGCAGCCTGAACAACCAGATGTCTGTTGATCGCATTTCTGATGTTGCGCTTGCCTATGCCAAGGCCGGAGCTCACTGTGTTGCGCCTTCTGACATGAACGATGGCCGTATCCGTGCTATCAAGCTCAAGTTGATCGAGGAGGGAATTGCTCACAAGACCCTGCTCATGTCGTACTCTGCCAAGTTCTCTGGCTGTCTGTACGGACCCTTCCGAGACGCTGCCGGCTCTGCTCCGTCTTTTGGTGACCGCAGATGCTACCAGCTTCCCCCCGGAGGCCGCGGCCTTGCTCGCCGAGCCATCATTCGTGATATGAACGAGGGTGCCGACATCATCATGGTCAAGCCTGCCGGCCAGTACCTCGACGTTATTAGCGATGCCAAGGAGCTCGGCAAGGATCTGCCCATCGCTGCCTACCAGGTCAGCGGCGAGTACTCCATGATCCAcgccgctgccaaggccgGTGTCTTTGATCTCAAGACCATGGCTTTCGAGTCAACAGAGAGCATCCTCCGAGCTGGCGCGACCATTGTCATCAGCTATTTCACCCCCAACTTCCTCGACTGGCTAGACAACTAA
- a CDS encoding uncharacterized protein (SECRETED:SignalP(1-24)) — translation MGFATGFTGGVTLTLSLAYLSVLAHQRNREAQSRSIRTQTLMIQHLIDPIPQPLPPTRSEVAAAQREAAVEVAKNRWNSEVENAVRWVQHTDWDEVREGMESRIAYLYAKATGQSVEEVLKARRSLEPVKRTQNKAGGEIAAATRGVFNHSKETAEVVEMNAENRALDARLRSKKFIEETAAEAKDIVSTTLEKGREKAKEVVDKAKTAVGLAEAQVEEMTGDKAKSQLSPVQQALKQRYEKPSKDTRTTAEILKERYIPMDQRDNTILRGL, via the exons ATGGGCTTCGCAACCGGCTTT ACCGGTGGCGTGACGCTCACCCTTTCTCTCGCATACCTCTCCGTCCTCGCGCACCAGCGCAATCGCGAAGCTCAAAGCAGATCCATTCGCACGCAGACGCTGATGATCCAGCATCTCATCGATCCGATCCCGCAGCCGCTTCCCCCCACCAGATCCGAAGTCGCCGCTGCCCAACGAGAAGCCGCCGTCGAGGTCGCCAAGAACCGATGGAACTCGGAGGTTGAGAACGCCGTGCGCTGGGTGCAGCACACTGACTGGGACGAGGTGCGAGAGGGCATGGAGAGCAGGATTGCATACCTATACGCCAAGGCGACGGGCCAGTCTGTGGAGGAGGTGCTAAAGGCAAGACGCTCTCTCGAGCCTGTCAAGAGGACGCAGAACAAGGCGGGTGGTGAGATTGCGGCTGCTACAAGAGGAGTTTTCAATCATTCCAAGGAGACAGCAGAGGTCGTGGAGATGAATGCCGAGAACAGGGCTCTGGATGCAAGGCTGAGGAGTAAAAAGTTCATCGAGGAGACTGCggccgaggccaaggacaTTGTTAGCACAACCCTGGAGAAGGGTCgggaaaaggcaaaggaggtcgtggacaaggccaagacGGCTGTTGGCCTGGCTGAAGCGCAGGTGGAGGAGATGACAGGCGACAAGGCGAAGTCACAGCTGAGCCCTGTGCAACAGGCTCTGAAGCAACGATACGAGAAGCCTTCAAAAGACACACGGACAACGGCAGAGATTCTCAAGGAGAGATACATTCCTATGGACCAACGGGATAACACCATCTTGCGAGGATTATAA
- a CDS encoding mitochondrial 54S ribosomal protein bL17m (BUSCO:EOG092D3Z9F) — MAGGLVKYRHLSRKSSARQALLRGLVTQLVQYEHIQTTYAKAKETQRLADKLITLAKRNNEPCRRSAQGILYTPNKLLPKLFGELRNRYLSREGGYTRVVRTEPKNTYDQGESAILEFVDGKKDSRFMMTAKTLARDRMLGRPSTSVTLQNVKKVTKFRDEKELEEMVHKFMILSTEGEGALEAQGESADSARFAEKEGAAAEAMAGDIVPESAKSAKTDGEAKR; from the exons ATGGCGGGTGGTCTCGTCAAATACCGGCATCTGAGCCGCAAATCGTCCGCCAGACAAGCTCTGCTGCGCGGCCTCGTCACGCAACTCGTCCAATATGAACACATCCAGACCACATACgcaaaggccaaggagaCGCAGCGCCTGGCAGACAAGCTAATAACGCTGGCCAAGAGGAACAATGAGCCGTGCAGGAGATCAGCTCAGGGTATTCTTTAT ACACCCAATAAGCTTCTACCCAAGCTCTTTGGCGAACTACGAAACCGATACCTATCACGCGAGGGCGGCTACACGCGAGTCGTCCGCACAGAGCCCAAGAACACATACGACCAGGGCGAGAGCGCAATCCTCGAATTCGTCGACGGCAAGAAGGACTCCCGGTTCATGATGACGGCCAAGACCCTCGCGCGGGACCGCATGCTGGGGCGGCCCTCCACGTCGGTGACTCTCCAGAACGTGAAGAAGGTGACCAAGTTCCGGGACGAgaaggagctggaggagatggTGCACAAGTTTATGATCTTGAGCACCGAGGGCGAGGGTGCGCTGGAGGCCCAGGGCGAGAGCGCCGACTCCGCCAGATTCGCTGAGAAGGAgggtgctgctgcggaaGCCATGGCGGGAGATATTGTTCCTGAAAGCGCAAAGTCTGCCAAGACAGATGGGGAAGCAAAGAGGTGA
- the UTP25 gene encoding rRNA-binding ribosome biosynthesis protein utp25 (BUSCO:EOG092D1OVL), translating to MAGPRGGGNFRGRGSRGGPRGGSFRGRGSRGGARGRGRGGRGRQFSQWGPDRKFDAARLAENAEEDDESGSGSDASDLEDETLNDVASDDDEQQATARPYMALMQKFHDSSASSAPSAKRRKITHAEPSSRSPSPTQEQSEDEEEEESDPKREDIDEADEEGEEGEDETGGVEDDANDSEDEIDATDPFDAHFANPDQQTSAPAVTAAKKGEWTTSRAMIQPWRAVVVSPDTNSTEPIPQPISGLGGLKLKQKLRETAKEKMSSLDAAQKAFAPLLFGYKDILFCDRSVENSHKMRQTVCLHALNHIFKTRDRVIKNNYKLSKAGDDSELELRDQGFTRPKVLFLLPTRNSCAQIMKVIQDLIEPDQQENFKRFNESYTESDETFGADRPADFKDLFGGNDDDMFRIGIKFTRKTIKYFAQFYSSDILFASPLGLRMAMGSEEEKKKPDFDFLSSIEMVVMDQADALLMQNWEHVEHIFEHLNLQPKDAHDCDFSRVRNWYLEDEAKYYRQTVILSAFNTPELAELQRVYCHNWAGRVRLQPEYPGVLGQLGVKIKQTFTRFQSNTVEKDPEARFEYFTSTIIPSLVKRSKDTSGTLIFIPSYLDFVRVRNYFATADEVFSLTFGVISEYTEIREASRARSHFLTGRHKVLLYTERAHHFRRYQFSGVQRVVFYGLPDNPIFYKEIAGGYLAKSERDMKIEPGQGTVRAIFSKYDVMKLERVAGSKRVGKMIQDRGDTFDFV from the exons ATGGCAGGCCCAAGAGGAGGCGGAAACTTTAGAGGCCGTGGTTCAAGAGGTGGCCCAAGAGGTGGAAGTTTCAGAGGTCGCGGATCAAGAGGTGGagcaagaggcagaggcagaggaggaagaggcagacAGTTCAGTCAATGGGGCCCCGACAGAAAATTTGACGCTGCTCGGCTGGCTGAAAAtgccgaggaagatga TGAGAGCGGATCTGGATCCGACGCCTCAGACTTGGAAGACGAAACGCTCAACGATGTAGCCTCAGATGACGACGAGCAACAAGCTACCGCACGGCCATATATGGCACTGATGCAGAAATTCCACGATTCGAGCGCATCAAGTGCGCCAAGCGCTAAACGGAGAAAGATTACACATGCCGAACCCTCGAGCCGGAGCCCAAGCCCCACGCAAGAGCAAtcagaagatgaggaagaggaagaatccGATCCTAAGCGAGAGGACATTGACGaagctgatgaagagggggaagaaggggaagacgAGACTGGAGgcgttgaagatgatgcAAACGACTCAGAAGACGAGATTGATGCCACGGATCCGTTTGATGCCCATTTCGCAAATCCAGACCAACAAACAAGCGCGCCAGCAGTAACCGCGGCGAAGAAGGGAGAATGGACTACAAGTCGGGCTATGATACAACCTTGGAGAGCAGTTGTTGTCTCTCCTGACACCAACAGCACTGAGCCAATCCCCCAGCCCATATCGGGACTTGGggggctgaagctgaagcagaaACTGCGAGAAAcagcaaaggagaagatgagCAGTCTTGATGCAGCACAAAAGGCATTTGCGCCTTTGCTATTCGGTTACAAAGACATTTTGTTTTGCGACCGGTCTGTAGAGAACTCGCACAAAATGCGACAGACCGTCTGCCTCCATGCGCTGAACCACATATTCAA GACTCGAGATAGGGTAATTAAGAACAACTATAAGCTTTCAAAAGCTGGCGATGATTCGGAACTTGAGCTTCGAGACCAAGGCTTCACAAGGCCCAAGGTCCTGTTTCTTTTACCAACTCGAAACTCATGCGCCCAGATTATGAAGGTGATTCAAGACTTGATTGAACCCGATCAACAAGAGAACTTTAAGCGTTTCAACGAGTCCTACACTGAGAGCGACGAAACCTTTGGTGCTGATCGGCCTGCCGATTTCAAGGACCTGTTTGGTGgtaacgacgacgacatgtTCCGTATCGGCATCAAGTTTACACGCAAGACAATCAAGTACTTTGCGCAGTTCTATAGCTCTGATATTCTCTTCGCTAGCCCTCTCGGCCTTCGTATGGCTATGGGAtccgaggaagagaagaagaagccagatTTTGACTTCCTCAGTTCCATTGAGATGGTTGTCATGGACCAAGCTGATGCTCTGTTGATGCAGAACTGGGAGCACGTTGAGCACATCTTTGAGCACCTCAACCTTCAGCCCAAGGATGCCCACGACTGTGACTTTAGTCGTGTCCGCAACTGGTATCTGGAAGATGAGGCAAAATACTACCGGCAGACAGTCATTCTATCTGCCTTCAACACCCCCGAGCTGGCAGAGCTTCAGAGAGTATACTGCCATAACTGGGCTGGAAGAGTTCGACTACAGCCAGAGTACCCTGGCGTTCTTGGTCAACTGGGTGTCAAGATCAAGCAGACGTTTACCCGATTCCAATCAAATACCGTGGAGAAGGATCCCGAAGCCAGGTTTGAATACTTTACTTCAACTATTATTCCATCTCTGGTGAAGCGGTCCAAAGATACCAGCGGGACTCTCATATTTATCCCCTCCTATCTTGACTTCGTCCGTGTGAGGAACTATTTCGCTACTGCCGATGAAGTGTTTAGCCTCACCTTTGGCGTGATATCTGAGTACACTGAAATTCGAGAAGCTTCTCGAGCCCGATCTCACTTCTTGACCGGTCGACATAAGGTCTTGCTCTACACGGAGAGAGCTCACCACTTCCGACGATACCAGTTCAGCGGGGTGCAGAGAGTCGTCTTCTACGGGCTACCAGACAATCCCATCTTCTACAAGGAGATTGCGGGCGGATACCTGGCTAAGAGCGAGAGGGACATGAAGATAGAGCCTGGGCAGGGGACCGTGCGGGCAATCTTTTCAAAGTACGATGtgatgaagctggagagggTGGCTGGGTCGAAGAGAGTAGGAAAGATGATCCAGGACCGCGGCGATACCTTTGATTTCGTATAG
- a CDS encoding uncharacterized protein (MEROPS:MER0030133) → MAAATERFLHLARPLAHTNVGLQTNIAPLTVHIQPQAVLSILDHAVRRDIRENSQSTRVIGALVGTRSEDGTEVEVRSCFAIPHTEEEDQVEVDVEYQKNMLALVLKAAPRESLLGWYTTSHELNSFSALIQNFFAAPDTGTFPHPAIHLTISTEPGQDIETRCYISAPVAVNAERAAESCLFIQVPHKMLYGDADKSALEAVASARDLESRNAPLVSDIESLGRSIEQTISLLDRVSEWANGVLDEDEEPNNALAQYLMGALSLAPKVDASQIEHDFNNHIQDVLMVSYLANTIRTQIDLSQRLATANLVSNEKEEGKNDGEKGAQRGNKRGGRGGGRSGGQQREPREPREPREPTE, encoded by the exons ATGGCTGCCGCAACGGAACGGTTTTTGCACCTCGCTCGCCCGCTGGCTCACACCAACGTCGGGCTCCAGACGAACATTGCCCCGCTTACCGTCCATATCCAGCCCCAG GCtgtcctctccatcctcgacCATGCCGTCCGACGCGACATCCGCGAAAACTCGCAGTCCACCCGGGTCATTGGCGCCCTGGTAGGCACCCGTTCCGAAGATGGAACCGAGGTCGAAGTTCGATCCTGCTTCGCCATCCCCCAtaccgaggaggaggaccagGTTGAGGTCGACGTCGAATACCAGAAGAACATGCTGGCCCTGGTCCTCAAGGCTGCGCCCCGCGAGTCGCTACTCGGCTGGTACACCACCTCGCACGAGCTCAACAGCTTCAGCGCCCTGATCCAGAACTTCTTCGCCGCCCCGGACACCGGCACCTTCCCCCACCCCGCCATCCACCTCACCATCTCCACAGAGCCCGGCCAGGACATCGAGACGAGATGCTACATCAGCGCCCCCGTCGCCGTCAACGCCGAGCGAGCTGCCGAGAGCTGCCTCTTCATCCAGGTCCCCCACAAGATGCTCTATGGAGACGCCGACAAGAGCGCCCTCGAGGCTGTCGCCAGCGCCCGCGACCTCGAGTCACGGAACGCTCCCCTGGTATCAGATATCGAGAGCCTGGGCCGATCTATCGAGCAGACCATCAGCCTTCTGGACCGTGTCAGCGAGTGGGCCAACGGCGTATtagatgaggacgaggagccCAACAACGCCCTCGCACAGTACCTCATGGGCGCCCTGTCTCTGGCCCCCAAGGTCGATGCTTCTCAGATCGAGCACGACTTCAACAACCACATCCAGGACGTCCTCATGGTCAGCTACCTGGCCAACACTATCCGAACTCAGATCGATCTTTCCCAGCGATTGGCAACTGCCAACCTGGTCAGCaatgaaaaggaagagggTAAGAATGACGGCGAGAAGGGTGCCCAGCGCGGAAACAAGCGCGGCGGACGTGGTGGCGGTAGAAGCGGCGGTCAACAACGAGAGCCCCGAGAGCCCCGAGAGCCTCGGGAGCCCACCGAGTAA
- a CDS encoding uncharacterized protein (MEROPS:MER0030133) produces MLALVLKAAPRESLLGWYTTSHELNSFSALIQNFFAAPDTGTFPHPAIHLTISTEPGQDIETRCYISAPVAVNAERAAESCLFIQVPHKMLYGDADKSALEAVASARDLESRNAPLVSDIESLGRSIEQTISLLDRVSEWANGVLDEDEEPNNALAQYLMGALSLAPKVDASQIEHDFNNHIQDVLMVSYLANTIRTQIDLSQRLATANLVSNEKEEGKNDGEKGAQRGNKRGGRGGGRSGGQQREPREPREPREPTE; encoded by the coding sequence ATGCTGGCCCTGGTCCTCAAGGCTGCGCCCCGCGAGTCGCTACTCGGCTGGTACACCACCTCGCACGAGCTCAACAGCTTCAGCGCCCTGATCCAGAACTTCTTCGCCGCCCCGGACACCGGCACCTTCCCCCACCCCGCCATCCACCTCACCATCTCCACAGAGCCCGGCCAGGACATCGAGACGAGATGCTACATCAGCGCCCCCGTCGCCGTCAACGCCGAGCGAGCTGCCGAGAGCTGCCTCTTCATCCAGGTCCCCCACAAGATGCTCTATGGAGACGCCGACAAGAGCGCCCTCGAGGCTGTCGCCAGCGCCCGCGACCTCGAGTCACGGAACGCTCCCCTGGTATCAGATATCGAGAGCCTGGGCCGATCTATCGAGCAGACCATCAGCCTTCTGGACCGTGTCAGCGAGTGGGCCAACGGCGTATtagatgaggacgaggagccCAACAACGCCCTCGCACAGTACCTCATGGGCGCCCTGTCTCTGGCCCCCAAGGTCGATGCTTCTCAGATCGAGCACGACTTCAACAACCACATCCAGGACGTCCTCATGGTCAGCTACCTGGCCAACACTATCCGAACTCAGATCGATCTTTCCCAGCGATTGGCAACTGCCAACCTGGTCAGCaatgaaaaggaagagggTAAGAATGACGGCGAGAAGGGTGCCCAGCGCGGAAACAAGCGCGGCGGACGTGGTGGCGGTAGAAGCGGCGGTCAACAACGAGAGCCCCGAGAGCCCCGAGAGCCTCGGGAGCCCACCGAGTAA
- a CDS encoding uncharacterized protein (EggNog:ENOG41) — protein sequence MATIPSDLPKRSFANIAASAALENPSDSSPSRSKMSPKDQAGVNTLSPAGEPTQSPPPALSSPQSANPLPTDIPGAMEKVAASLNNLSLGSNIPSLVVDGSNSSAAARSQAVFSRASGSDDSQKADSSSELGTKPPSLDGKSITSGTTFALDEKESLRPDDSASVKAAAEDDDSFSIRGSLIAGSRMSSDLAARARGIQLGDMPDRRLAQPVAGGHGHGILTPQSTSSEQPAQNALRSVSGSSDALNVIYRQAPDDKLLEALAAPRDRLFLLRLEKDVIDFVQDSKEPYMDLPPSNSFCRMLTHKLADYYHMTHSFEPHIGSVRIFRTPFCRVPPSLATMIPQTTVSTSSTPPPAVLPRKIMRRGQDEEGGSGSAGASKTTSENGSDSKDKQPLISQKLSREEREEMYKLARQRIFGNSEETPSEADGEYGVSRASSVSANNRSTASKKAKPVKQRRDDTDGFDSRRQYAPYWGPQQQTWVSQPPNQFVPPANGQFNSQPVPSYPAQVATAYNQQPPGYPAAQGMAPNAPYPTPPQPYAPQPVQQRYPPNGSPMTAYGSPILPGAPPPNWQPGFSPAPYPPRGPTPSGPPAQGGIPYAFGQLPANINPHDPKSQHPIPGSYNRNHAFNPKTQSFVPGSNGMPPPMQPLQPPFTAPGSHHGSPQIGTPHLAYGGYPSAMPPHPYAGGYNMARQGSNNSIAAYHTPPPLVAPPHVQHMPAMQSLQHIPQPQHILQNQQVHVSGRANIPQGPNQMFSTSSHLPAYGNPATLPQKPATGI from the exons ATGGCGACAATTCCTTCCGACTTACCTAAACGCTCCTTTGCAAAT ATAGCTGCGTCTGCAGCACTAGAAAACCCCTCAGATTCGTCTCCTAGCCGATCGAAGATGTCGCCAAAGGATCAAGCAGGTGTCAATACGCTGTCTCCTGCTGGCGAGCCCACCCAGTCTCCGCCGCCGGCTCTCTCGTCGCCCCAGTCGGCGAACCCATTACCAACTGATATTCCTGGGGCCATGGAGAAGGTGGCGGCATCGCTTAACAACCTTAGTCTTGGGTCAAATATTCCCAGCTTGGTTGTTGATGGTAGCAACTCATCTGCTGCCGCTCGATCTCAAGCTGTATTCAGCAGAGCTAGTGGATCTGATGATTCCCAGAAGGCTGATTCCAGCTCAGAATTGGGTACTAAGCCTCCTAGCCTGGATGGGAAAAGCATCACTTCTGGAACCACGTTTGCCCTTGACGAAAAAGAATCTCTCCGCCCGGATGACAGTGCCAGCGTTAAAGCTGCcgccgaggatgacgatTCTTTCTCGATCCGGGGATCTCTGATTGCTGGCTCACGCATGAGTTCAGACCTTGCTGCCAGAGCTAGAGGCATACAGCTGGGAGATATGCCGGATCGGCGACTAGCGCAGCCAGTAGCTGGAGGTCACGGACATGGCATCCTGACCCCCCAGAGCACATCGTCAGAACAACCAGCACAGAACGCATTGAGAAGCGTGAGCGGGTCATCGGACGCCCTGAATGTTATTTACAGACAAGCCCCCGATGATAAACTCCTCGAAGCGTTAGCGGCTCCAAGAGACAGGCTTTTCCTCCTGCGATTGGAAAAAGATGTCATCGATTTCGTCCAGGATTCAAA AGAGCCATACATGGATCTTCCCCCGTCGAATTCGTTTTGTAGGATGTTGACCCATAAGCTAGCCGACTACTACCATATGACGCACTCGTTTGAGCCCCATATCGGCTCTGTTCGCATCTTCAGAACGCCTTTCTGTCGAGTGCCGCCGTCTCTGGCAACAATGATACCCCAAACGACTGTTTCAACTAGTAGCACTCCCCCGCCAGCAGTTTTGCCAAGGAAGATCATGCGTCGAGGGCAAGATGAGGAgggtggcagcggcagcgctgGAGCTTCCAAGACTACTTCGGAGAATGGCAGCGATTCCAAAGATAAACAGCCGCTCATCAGTCAAAA GTTGTCTCGagaagagcgagaagagatgTACAAACTCGCTAGACAGCGAATTTTCGGAAACTCTGAAGAGACACCATCTG AAGCAGATGGCGAATATGGAGTGTCCCGAGCAAGCTCCGTTTCTGCTAACAATAGGTCTACTGCCAGTAAAAAGGCAAAGCCTGTCAAACAGCGGCGTGATGATACAGATGGCTTTGATTCTAGGCGCCAGTACGCGCCTTATTGGGGGCCTCAACAACAGACATGGGTGTCTCAGCCACCTAATCAGTTTGTCCCTCCCGCGAACGGACAGTTTAACTCGCAGCCTGTTCCATCTTACCCTGCCCAGGTGGCCACTGCGTACAACCAGCAGCCTCCTGGCTACCCTGCGGCGCAAGGAATGGCGCCAAATGCGCCTTATCCAACTCCGCCCCAG CCGTATGCGCCGCAGCCTGTGCAGCAACGGTACCCTCCAAATGGGAGCCCGATGACAGCATATGGCTCGCCCATCTTGCCTGGTGCTCCTCCACCTAACTGGCAACCTGGGTTCAGTCCCGCACCTTATCCGCCTCGAGGACCTACTCCGAGCGGCCCTCCTGCGCAGGGTGGAATTCCGTACGCATTTGGGCAACTGCCGGCAAATATAAACCCTCATGATCCCAAGAGCCAGCATCCAATCCCTGGAAGCTACAATAGGAATCACGCTTTCAACCCCAAGACACAGTCTTTTGTGCCGGGGTCGAACGGGATGCCACCACCTATGCAGCCGCTCCAGCCGCCCTTTACGGCGCCGGGATCTCACCACGGCAGTCCACAAATCGGGACTCCTCATCTAGCCTACGGCGGATACCCATCCGCGATGCCACCTCATCCATATGCTGGTGGATATAACATGGCTCGACAAGGCTCGAACAATTCCATTGCTGCATACCATACCCCACCCCCTCTTGTCGCTCCGCCTCATGTCCAGCATATGCCGGCAATGCAAAGCCTGCAACATATCCCACAACCCCAGCATATACTCCAGAACCAGCAGGTGCATGTTTCGGGTCGAGCAAATATCCCTCAGGGACCGAATCAAATGTTTAGTACTAGTAGTCATTTACCTGCTTACGGTAATCCAGCAACGCTGCCACAGAAGCCAGCTACTGGAATTTAA